A DNA window from Calliphora vicina chromosome 1, idCalVici1.1, whole genome shotgun sequence contains the following coding sequences:
- the beta4GalT7 gene encoding beta-1,4-galactosyltransferase 7, with protein MTALATINWLFICGLSFCLGGVVVLSLMPLGSDCICPISRGKPKVENAEMQSRTLDDLQVVHKLAILVPFRDRFEELLQFVPHMTRFLNKQGVNHHIFILNQVDRYRFNRASLINVGFRFTSGVYDYMAMHDVDLLPLNDNLHYDYPSEVGPLHIAAPDLHPKYHYENFVGGILLVRREHFDTLNGMSNKYWGWGLEDDEFYVRIRDAGLRVTRPQNIKTGVNDTFNHIHNRYHRKRDTQKCFNQKEVTRKRDRQTGLNTLQYKIPKVYDMTIEGIRITVLNIMLECDLKETPWCDCSGAAAAAAAEDLKVS; from the exons ATGACAGCATTAGCCACCATCAATTGGTTGTTTATATGTGGTTTGTCCTTTTGTCTAGGCGGTGTAGTGGTGCTAAGTTTAATGCCATTGGGCTCAG ATTGCATATGTCCCATTAGCAGAGGGAAGCCTAAAGTAGAAAATGCTGAAATGCAAAGTCGTACGTTGGATGATTTACAAGTTGTCCACAAATTAGCCATTCTGGTACCATTTCGGGATCGTTTTGAAGAGTTGTTGCAATTTGTGCCTCATATGACAAGGTTTCTTAATAAACAAGGCGTAAACcatcatatatttattttaaatcaagtGGATCGCTATCGGTTTAATCGAGCCTCTTTGATAAATGTGGGTTTTCGTTTTACTAGCGGTGTTTACGACTATATGGCCATGCATGATGTAGACCTGTTGCCGCTCAACGACAATCTACATTACGATTACCCCAGTGAAGTAGGCCCCTTGCATATTGCAGCTCCGGATTTACATCCGAAATACCATTATGAAAATTTCGTAGGTGGCATTTTGTTGGTTCGGAGAGAACATTTTGATACTCTCAATGGCATGTCCAACAAATACTGGGGTTGGGGTCTAGAAGACGATGAATTTTACGTACGCATCCGAGATGCCGGTTTGCGTGTAACAAGGCCACAAAACATTAAGACTGGTGTAAATGACACGTTCAA tcaTATACACAATCGCTATCATCGCAAAAGGGATACTCAAAAGTGTTTCAACCAAAAAGAAGTAACTAGAAAGCGTGACCGCCAAACGGGTCTTAACACATTACAATATAAAATACCAAAAGTCTATGACATGACAATTGAGGGAATTCGAATAACAGTGTTAAACATAATGCTGGAATGTGATTTAAAGGAAACACCCTGGTGTGATTGTTCCGGCGCTGCGGCAGCAGCTGCTGCAGAAGATTTAAAAGTAtcgtaa
- the EMC6 gene encoding ER membrane protein complex subunit 6 — translation MQRVKPIASKTGEIVAYSEAAIRHNISAVEYCRTSMAAISGCAAGILGLNGLLGFLFYFISVFVLWLLVLGKSGTGWRKFFINRQSLLTNSFMGALCTYVLFWTFLYGMVHVY, via the exons atgCAACGTGTTAAACCCATTGCTTCAAAAACCGGCGAAATTGTGGCCTACAGTGAGGCAGCCATAAGACACAATATATCTGCGGTGGAATATTGTCGCACATCAATGGCTGCAATTTCGGGATGTGCAGCGG gtATTTTGGGACTGAATGGCTTGCTCGGATTTTTGTTCTACTTTATatcagtttttgttttgtggctTTTGGTGCTCGGCAAATCCGGTACTGGTTGGCGTAAGTTTTTCATTAATCGCCAAAGTTTGCTGACCAACAGTTTTATGGGGGCATTATGCACTTATGTATTATTCTGGACATTCCTTTATGGTATGGTACATGTCTACTAA